The following proteins come from a genomic window of Bacillota bacterium:
- a CDS encoding chorismate mutase: MDKLIRLRQEIDECDKKLLTIFQKRLNLVKEILIVKRERGQAILKPEREREIIERAVKAIKDADYSEEAEKFIEQILKISRGYQSRKLFPYNISLIGFMGSGKTRVGNELAKVLEMSFVDCDDIIEESCGMPVSKIFEIHGEQYFRNIENNTIRILSKRQNTIIITGGGAVINPENVEHLKKNGVIIFLKSSPDIVYDRIKNDCSRPVLDGKMTVKYISELYGKRFPAYHSAADIIVNSEDTLEVITNAIINQLYSMDDDFFERLSLGSKYHISNSN; encoded by the coding sequence ATGGATAAGTTAATCAGACTAAGGCAAGAAATAGATGAGTGTGATAAAAAATTATTAACTATATTTCAAAAGCGATTGAATCTTGTAAAAGAAATCCTTATAGTAAAACGTGAACGTGGACAAGCGATCCTCAAACCAGAAAGAGAAAGAGAAATCATTGAACGAGCTGTTAAAGCGATTAAAGATGCTGATTATAGTGAAGAAGCAGAGAAATTTATTGAACAAATATTAAAAATCAGTAGAGGTTATCAATCGAGAAAATTATTTCCATATAACATATCTTTAATTGGATTTATGGGATCGGGAAAGACAAGAGTTGGAAATGAACTAGCAAAAGTGCTTGAAATGAGTTTTGTTGATTGTGATGATATTATCGAAGAAAGTTGCGGAATGCCTGTTAGCAAAATTTTTGAAATCCATGGTGAACAGTATTTCAGAAATATTGAAAATAATACTATACGTATCTTAAGTAAAAGACAGAACACCATTATTATTACCGGTGGTGGCGCTGTTATAAACCCAGAAAATGTAGAACATTTAAAGAAAAATGGTGTTATAATATTTTTAAAGTCTAGTCCTGACATTGTTTACGATCGAATTAAAAATGATTGTTCTAGACCAGTTCTTGATGGTAAAATGACGGTAAAATACATCTCCGAGTTATATGGAAAGCGGTTTCCGGCATACCATAGCGCTGCTGATATTATAGTTAATTCTGAAGATACTTTAGAAGTAATAACAAATGCTATTATCAATCAATTATATAGTATGGATGATGATTTTTTTGAGAGGCTTTCTCTAGGTTCAAAGTATCATATCTCAAATAGTAATTAA
- a CDS encoding tautomerase family protein, giving the protein MPVVTVSLREGRTVEQKRALVQEVTKAVVSTVNCPEDAVMVLIHDLKSEDIGKAG; this is encoded by the coding sequence ATGCCAGTTGTTACAGTCAGCTTAAGAGAAGGAAGGACAGTGGAGCAAAAAAGGGCCCTGGTGCAGGAGGTAACTAAGGCAGTTGTAAGTACGGTTAATTGCCCCGAAGATGCGGTTATGGTCCTGATCCATGATTTGAAATCTGAAGATATCGGTAAAGCAGGTTAA
- the yqeC gene encoding selenium cofactor biosynthesis protein YqeC, whose translation MEILQLIKAFDIRPPAIVSIYGAGGKTTIAHRIARELKTSGHKAVITTTTKMSEPIGIKLFLSENTNNLLKDLSHYFQSNSIAAVGKRLLKNGKVDALDPALINELRDTLGLTVVVEADGARGFSIKGYEEYEPVLPASTDHALAVIGADSLGLTINELNVHRVKRFIESTDTDYNMTISEEIIRLTFGMMVNLGIKQVPQADFCCILNKCDLLKDEAFTLKKIVDSPGLGRWSVKLIAAEGININPAKIVIDIGSGKPVIQISCILLAAGSSTRMKADKLNMIIKSKTVLEHTLGNLANLDINELIIVTRPGSTNLPEIQGLTYRIVENHDHSQGIASSIQEGLKALQGTPQGVIIALADQPLISNEIYRKLINRYRKNLKLVTYPVYEGRKANPTIHDRRTWPDLMQLRGDNGGKQVSSRLPEKDLDIVATDDPGVSIDLDKPEDFERVRAILEK comes from the coding sequence ATGGAAATTTTACAACTAATCAAAGCCTTTGATATTCGACCTCCTGCAATCGTTTCTATCTACGGCGCAGGAGGTAAAACGACAATTGCCCATCGTATAGCCCGGGAGCTTAAAACCAGCGGCCATAAAGCTGTTATTACTACAACTACAAAAATGTCCGAACCAATTGGAATTAAACTTTTCCTCTCCGAAAATACAAATAATTTACTAAAAGATCTCAGTCATTACTTTCAAAGTAACAGTATTGCTGCTGTTGGAAAAAGATTACTCAAAAACGGGAAGGTAGACGCTCTTGATCCGGCTTTGATTAATGAACTGAGAGACACGCTTGGTTTAACTGTCGTGGTTGAAGCTGACGGCGCAAGAGGTTTTTCAATAAAGGGCTACGAAGAATATGAACCTGTTTTGCCCGCTTCCACTGATCATGCTCTTGCGGTAATAGGCGCAGATTCACTGGGTTTAACAATTAATGAACTTAATGTTCATAGGGTTAAAAGGTTTATAGAGAGCACAGACACAGATTACAACATGACCATCAGCGAGGAGATTATCAGATTAACTTTCGGCATGATGGTTAATTTAGGCATTAAACAGGTTCCGCAGGCTGATTTTTGCTGTATTCTAAATAAATGCGATCTTTTAAAAGATGAAGCATTTACCCTGAAAAAGATTGTAGATTCACCAGGCCTGGGTAGATGGTCGGTCAAATTGATTGCTGCTGAGGGAATTAATATTAACCCGGCCAAAATCGTGATCGACATCGGTTCAGGAAAGCCTGTAATACAGATTTCTTGCATCCTGCTTGCTGCCGGTTCTTCAACCAGGATGAAAGCTGATAAGCTGAACATGATAATCAAAAGTAAAACAGTTCTTGAACATACTTTGGGCAATCTAGCAAATCTTGATATTAATGAGCTGATTATTGTTACAAGACCCGGTAGTACCAATTTACCGGAGATTCAGGGGCTGACGTATAGAATTGTAGAAAATCACGACCACAGTCAGGGGATTGCAAGCTCGATACAGGAAGGTTTAAAAGCTTTACAGGGAACTCCGCAGGGAGTAATTATTGCCCTGGCTGACCAACCGCTCATCAGTAATGAAATTTACCGGAAACTGATCAATCGTTACCGTAAAAACCTTAAATTAGTTACATACCCGGTTTACGAGGGGCGTAAGGCTAACCCAACAATTCATGACCGGAGAACCTGGCCCGATTTGATGCAATTAAGGGGAGACAACGGTGGCAAGCAGGTCAGCAGCAGACTTCCGGAGAAAGATCTCGACATAGTAGCCACAGATGATCCGGGGGTAAGTATCGATCTGGATAAGCCTGAAGACTTTGAAAGAGTAAGAGCAATCCTGGAGAAATAA
- the yqeB gene encoding selenium-dependent molybdenum cofactor biosynthesis protein YqeB yields the protein MIPRMVLFKGAGDLATGIAHRLWNAGFDPVMLELAKPLAVRRTVSFASAVYEKSIEVESVTAKLCPSVEMIDSYLSEKYIPVLVDPEAITMQKLNPTILIDARMTKANDLTSKNDAELVIAIGPGFTAGVDCHVVIETERGHNLGRVIYKGKAAADTGEPGAVAGYAKERLLRAPTDGKFIPLKKIGDSVMTGEIIATVEEVPIHSAMDGIVRGMLFPELTVSKGMKVGDIDPRGERVDFRTISDKARSLGGSVLEVILHRYFFIG from the coding sequence ATGATACCCCGTATGGTTCTGTTCAAAGGTGCCGGTGATCTAGCCACAGGAATTGCTCACAGACTTTGGAATGCAGGGTTTGATCCAGTTATGCTGGAGCTGGCCAAGCCTCTTGCAGTACGACGGACAGTGTCTTTTGCATCGGCAGTATATGAAAAAAGTATTGAGGTTGAATCGGTAACAGCGAAACTATGCCCATCTGTTGAAATGATCGATTCTTATCTAAGCGAAAAATATATACCTGTTTTAGTTGACCCGGAAGCAATAACAATGCAGAAATTAAATCCAACAATTTTGATTGATGCCCGGATGACTAAAGCCAATGATCTGACCAGTAAAAATGATGCAGAACTGGTAATTGCCATTGGCCCCGGATTTACTGCAGGTGTGGACTGTCATGTTGTTATAGAGACAGAACGCGGACACAATCTGGGAAGAGTCATCTATAAGGGTAAGGCTGCAGCTGACACAGGTGAACCGGGGGCAGTGGCTGGATACGCCAAGGAAAGATTGCTGCGCGCCCCAACTGACGGGAAATTCATACCGCTGAAGAAAATAGGTGACAGCGTAATGACAGGTGAGATAATTGCCACTGTTGAGGAAGTGCCGATTCATTCCGCAATGGATGGAATTGTCCGTGGAATGCTTTTCCCTGAGCTGACTGTCTCAAAAGGAATGAAAGTCGGAGATATAGATCCCCGAGGGGAACGGGTCGATTTCAGGACTATATCAGACAAAGCACGGTCTCTTGGCGGTTCAGTCCTGGAAGTTATTTTACATCGTTACTTTTTTATCGGATAA
- a CDS encoding xanthine dehydrogenase family protein molybdopterin-binding subunit, whose amino-acid sequence MADLNYVGTSVQRKDAIEKVTGAAQFIEDRYLGPLLYARIKKSTVAHGKIKKIDASKALEYPGVKAVLTGKEFPNRIGLYLVDRTFLAVDKVRYWGEPVAVVAAVTEKIAREAVELIEVEYEELPGVFDPREGIKPDAPIIHEDLGSYDIVPIFYPKPGTNIANHFKLRKGDVDKGFAEADLIIERDYQVPQMQHVPIETHKAAAHWSPDGKLTVWSTAQSPNVVRQLLSKSLDIPMHKIRIISSFIGGGFGCKAGASLEGLVIPLAQKFPGYVVRIVYNREEDMQGTFTRQALYSHLKTGVRKDGRITALEYKMIWDGGAYTEYGVNIVRAAGYSSSGAYDIPNVKTDSYCVYTNNSVGGPVRGFGMCEMQWGIERQIEAIAKELNMDPLEVRLINGMKEGSTTAAGQVVNHVAYDKCLKVVADQIGWGKKEGKFRGKGIAGLVKCPAQPSNAASSAIIRINEDGTAHVMIGATEMGQGMLTVMSQIAAEGLNIPVENIDIKVPDTDFTPYEWQSVGSRVTYTCGTAIKRAAEDAIGQIYTIASDLLEVPKEELTFDGKKVVSKKDPNIKATIREIADSCKKCTGEGIAGPIIGRGSFVPTNMTNLDPETGQGNPGLFYCFGATAAEVEVDPETGVVTVLQLASSIDAGKAVNPQLCHVQLHGGTIMGLSTALYEEVRFDKGVILNRNFTDYKIATIDNVPHIESFVIETPEEKGPYGARGIGEQPMIGVAPAIANAVCDALGVDFNTFPLTPERVWQAIKDKK is encoded by the coding sequence GGGAGTAAAAGCAGTCCTTACCGGAAAAGAGTTTCCGAACAGAATCGGCCTCTACCTGGTCGATAGGACTTTCCTGGCAGTTGATAAGGTTCGCTACTGGGGTGAACCGGTTGCAGTAGTTGCCGCAGTGACGGAAAAAATAGCCAGGGAAGCAGTGGAGTTAATTGAAGTTGAATATGAAGAGCTTCCCGGTGTATTCGACCCCAGGGAAGGGATCAAGCCGGATGCTCCGATCATTCATGAAGATTTGGGAAGCTACGACATTGTCCCGATTTTCTATCCGAAACCTGGAACCAATATTGCAAACCATTTTAAACTGCGTAAGGGCGATGTAGATAAAGGTTTTGCGGAAGCAGACCTGATCATAGAACGCGATTACCAGGTTCCCCAGATGCAGCACGTCCCTATCGAAACGCATAAAGCTGCTGCACATTGGAGTCCGGATGGCAAACTAACAGTATGGAGCACCGCTCAGTCTCCAAACGTGGTGCGTCAACTGTTATCAAAATCGCTCGATATACCGATGCATAAGATCCGGATCATTTCCAGCTTTATTGGAGGAGGATTCGGCTGTAAGGCTGGTGCATCTCTGGAAGGGCTGGTTATACCACTTGCTCAAAAATTCCCCGGATATGTAGTCAGAATCGTCTACAACCGGGAGGAGGATATGCAGGGCACTTTTACCCGGCAGGCTCTTTATTCACATCTGAAAACAGGTGTCCGGAAGGATGGCAGGATAACTGCCCTGGAATATAAAATGATCTGGGATGGCGGGGCCTACACGGAATATGGTGTCAATATCGTCCGTGCCGCGGGATACAGTTCATCCGGAGCTTATGATATACCCAACGTTAAAACCGATTCATATTGCGTTTACACCAACAATTCAGTAGGCGGTCCGGTCCGTGGTTTCGGTATGTGCGAAATGCAGTGGGGAATTGAAAGACAGATTGAAGCAATCGCAAAGGAATTGAATATGGATCCTCTGGAAGTCCGCCTGATTAATGGTATGAAAGAGGGTTCAACCACTGCAGCCGGCCAGGTCGTAAATCACGTTGCTTACGACAAGTGCCTAAAGGTTGTTGCCGATCAAATCGGCTGGGGAAAAAAGGAAGGAAAATTCAGGGGTAAAGGTATAGCCGGGCTTGTTAAATGCCCTGCTCAACCGAGTAACGCAGCATCATCCGCCATAATTCGCATTAATGAAGATGGAACAGCCCACGTGATGATCGGTGCGACCGAAATGGGTCAGGGTATGCTGACTGTTATGAGCCAGATCGCAGCCGAGGGACTGAACATACCCGTTGAAAACATAGATATCAAGGTACCTGATACAGATTTCACTCCATATGAATGGCAAAGCGTGGGAAGCAGGGTTACATATACCTGTGGAACGGCGATTAAAAGGGCTGCTGAAGATGCCATTGGACAGATATACACTATTGCTTCCGATCTTCTGGAGGTACCGAAAGAAGAACTGACCTTTGATGGTAAAAAAGTAGTCTCGAAAAAAGATCCGAATATTAAAGCAACAATCAGGGAAATCGCCGACAGCTGTAAAAAATGCACCGGCGAAGGGATTGCCGGCCCGATTATCGGCAGAGGCTCATTTGTTCCAACTAATATGACCAACCTTGATCCTGAAACCGGCCAGGGAAATCCGGGGCTCTTTTACTGCTTCGGGGCTACCGCTGCCGAGGTCGAAGTCGACCCTGAAACCGGCGTGGTTACAGTCCTGCAGTTGGCGAGTTCGATCGATGCCGGTAAAGCCGTTAATCCACAGCTTTGCCATGTCCAGCTACACGGTGGAACGATCATGGGATTATCAACTGCACTCTATGAAGAGGTCCGTTTCGATAAAGGAGTTATTCTTAACCGTAATTTTACCGATTACAAGATAGCAACCATCGATAATGTTCCACATATTGAGAGTTTTGTTATTGAAACTCCTGAAGAAAAAGGTCCATATGGTGCAAGAGGGATTGGTGAACAGCCAATGATTGGTGTGGCACCCGCTATAGCTAATGCTGTTTGTGATGCTCTCGGTGTTGATTTTAATACATTCCCATTGACTCCCGAAAGAGTCTGGCAGGCAATAAAAGATAAAAAATAA